From a region of the Hemibagrus wyckioides isolate EC202008001 linkage group LG06, SWU_Hwy_1.0, whole genome shotgun sequence genome:
- the LOC131354945 gene encoding trace amine-associated receptor 13c-like, protein MPVLMNLTEFNQSDRCEHFSCPERSVSPAVYILLYVCSAAVVLLTVCGNLLVIISVLHFKQLHTPTNMLVLSLAVTDFFIGALLMPPVFIWAIESCWIFDKGYCISFFMITYFLTSLSIYNIALIAVDRYLALSNPFLYTNTISKQTMSIVVFSNWSAALGYNISLCYFNGNFTSSVMCPGECYLFLDEVWSVIDLVVTFIFPLSVIIILYTLVFVIAKKHATAIRELNNHTRPKTQKITSHSMKSERKAAKVLGILVSVFLMCLLPYFIYSLLGDVIELQTETFVKVFIVLYLNSTINPVIYALFYPWFRRCIKLTITLQIFQTDSALISVLS, encoded by the coding sequence atgcctgtattgatgaacctgacagagtttaatcagtctgatcgctgtgagcatttctcctgtccagagagatctgtatctcctgcagtttatatcttactgtacgtgtgttcagctgctgtggttctgctaacagtgtgtggaaatctgctggtcatcatctctgttcttcacttcaagcagcttcacacaccaaccaacatgctggtgctctctctggctgtgaCAGATTTCTTCATTGGAGCTTTACTGATGCCACCGGTGTTTATCTGGGCCATAGAGTCATGTTGGATATTTGATAAGGGGTATTGCATCAGTTTTTTTATGATTACTTATTTTCTAACAAGCTTATCCATCTATAATATCGCTCTGATTGCTGTAGATCGGTATCTGGCTCTTTCAAACCCCtttctctacacaaacacaatctctaAGCAGACAATGAGCATTGTGGTTTTTTCCAACTGGTCTGCTGCTCTGGGGTATAACATATCACTCTGTTATTTCAACGGAAACTTCACAAGTTCTGTAATGTGTCCTGGGGAGTGTTATCTTTTTCTGGATGAGGTTTGGTCTGTAATTGATCTTGTTGTAACATTTATATTTCCACTTTCTGTCATAATCATATTGTATACTCTAGTGTTTGTGATTGCTAAGAAACATGCCACTGCTATCAGAGagcttaataatcacacacgacctaaaacacagaaaatcacctcacactccatgaaatctgagagaaaagcagctaaagtcctcggcattttagtgtctgtgtttctgatgtgtttacttccatattttatttacagtttattagGTGATGTTATTGAACTTCAGAcagaaacatttgtgaaagtCTTTATTGTGCTTTATCTTAATTCCACCATTAATCCAGTTATTTATGCTCTGTTTTACCCGTGGTTCAGGAGGTGCATTAAATTAACTATAACTCTGCAAATATTTCAGACAGACTCTGCGTTAATCAGTGTTCTTTCATga